DNA from Garra rufa chromosome 5, GarRuf1.0, whole genome shotgun sequence:
actggaatagatgagacaacaggtaagtttcaacaggtaaatagcaaggtaagtatgtctttgaggtttgtgaactcgacagagaaacacaatgagtccgcttcgtgcaaacgagcccggacactgagtgaggtgtgtggtgtgcttatatttggtgctggtgattggtttcaggtgcgtcagattagtaatcaggtgactgtgatcgttgagtgagtgagggagtagaacctggccaatccgtgacataatcctttgatttgactgacaggacagctgttttggtcgttgcttagcaaaaaaggcagtgctgtgcgccttgcgtttttagaactaaaagacgcgttctgtctttttatttaaacctaaataagtttgtctgtcagttttgcagtcaggcaggcagttttggtcgctttattaaaagttgttgctgtgtgcagtgtgtaaaataaaataaaaattgttttaccctcctgctgactatagtgtcgtgtccctcctatcccattcacacacacacataagcctagatgattcgactatcggtcgactatagaaagattcgaaaattctgattcgactatgaaaattcttagtcggggacagccctaaataataataatgttcaaTGTCTGTTTTAGAGTGCAACTTTGAGGAGCATCACTTGTGTGGCTACAGCAATCAGTGGAATCCCAATGTGAACTGGTATGTGGGTGGGAGTTTGGCCCGGGACCCTCAGTCAAACCTTCCAGATGACCACACCATGAACAATGAGCGAGGTAATACAGGCTGACAGGATAGCTTCATACTGCACAATAGGTCAAGAGCTGGAATGAATCATACCAGGCTTGACAACAAGACCATAGCTGTGTCAACCCACAATTCTCCTGGTTTTGAACTTGCTAACTCTCTCACCCTGAGGAATGTGCTTTGTGAATCCatcctttgttttatttttccacTCTGAACTAGGTCACTACATGTATGTGGACTCCGTTTATGTTAAAAGGTTCCAGGAGGTAGCCAAATTGGTGTCGCCAATGACTACTACTTCAATGGCAGGATGCTTGTCCTTTTACTATCAAAGGGACCAAGCCGTTGGGAATTTCTTCTCAGTCTTTACTAAGGACCAGCTGGGCCACTATGATGAGATATGGAGGCCTGATGTGTATGCGACAACAAATTGGAAGTTAGTGCAAGTGGATATTAAAGCACCACATCCTTTAGAGGTCAGTGAAGTTGTAAAAATTTTGTGTCTATCTATCTCAAAATCAAGAAAGGCAATTAAAATCTTTACCTGAAATggtaattaaattttaatagaaTGGTGTACATATTAAGTAAAAATACAATGCATGCATGCcaaatgcattttgttttcattagaAAATAAcaatctacagttgaggtcaacatacactttgcagaatctgtaaaatggatcatacaaaatgcatgttattttttatttagtacagagggacttatatgcaactattacagaaggttcaaaaactcactgatgctccagaaggaaaaacaatgcattaatagccgggggtgtaaacttttgaacagaatgaagatatgtacatttttcttattttgcctataatcatatttttttcatttagtactgcctttcagaagctaaaAAAGATACATACATGATTTTACTTTCCCAGAAGACTaagttaagttaaatttaccctgaatttcaaattcaaaaagttttcaccccccggctcttaatgcattgtttttccttctgcagcatttgaactttctgtaatagttgcatatgagtccctcagttgacctcagtgtgaaatgatgaatctcaaaattatacagtcattgttggaaagggttcaaatacacaaaaatgctgaaaaacccaagaatttgtgggacctgaaggatttttccgggcagtttaactgttcaggacaaacgaaggactcatgaacaactattactaaacaaaaaataacaacaacaaaaacacagctgtggatcattttagCTGTGGATCATAGTAAGAATTAAgggtatgtaaatttttgaacttggtcattttttaaaattcgactattattttctcttgtggactataagtaaatgtcttttatgtgaaatatattattcaggtcagtactaaataaaaaataacatgcattttgtatgatccctcttggtaaaataattaacatttagcagattctgcaagatgtatgtaaaaatttgactttaactgtattttaaacATATCTAATACCCAACTTGCTTGTTGGGTAACATATATAATAACATTTAAATCACATATATAAATCTCttataagtaaaataaaacacaagCATTTAAGTCTTAGACAGAACATGTATAGAAGACCTTTTGTTTACAGTTTTTTAGCTTAAAGTGCTCCTCTACATCATTGCACATGTATGTATGTAAGCCGTGCATATACATGTTGACACTATCCATATGTAAGCTTTTGTTTGGAATAGATGGTATGTCTACTTAATATATCTTAGAAGTTTTAACTACCCACGATATACCAAAGCCATTTGCAAATAGACTTCCTGTCTTAAGAGCTGTGGTTCCCACGTGTACTAAAACAATTTCCTAACAAAACTAGCAGCTATTTATAAAAGGTGCCTTCTTTTGGTTAACATATATAAGACCCTGTGCAGAGTTATATTATAGATGACAAGTTTTAGTCAAACAAATATAAATGAATGTTCTATAAAGGGTTCTTTACACcctctatataaatatatttgaaacTGCAGTAGATGAATAGCTAACGCTTTTGCAATAATTTTCAATAATAGCACTAGCAAACATTATACAATGTACATTCGGTTAGTAGTGAATGACACTACCTTAGACTAATATTCATATTATGACATTTGTAACTAATTGGAAAACACACTGCTGTTGTGCTGTTCCGCACAAAAATGTGTGACACTAagactttttaaaagtttttaagtctcttatgctcaccaaggctgtatttctATATTATTTATGCTGCAtttagtatatttatatattacaaactgtatatacagtcaagcccgaaattattcatacccctggtaaattctgacttaaagttacttttattcaaccagcaagttttttttaattagaaatgacagacgtctcccagaagataataagacgatgtacaagaggcatcattgtggaaaaaattattactcatcttttgtttacatttgaacaaaaagtggcatgtccaaaattattcatacccttctcaataatcaagagaaaagcctttattggctattacagcaatcaaacgctttctataattgctgaccagctttctgcatgtctccactggtatttttgcccattcatcttctcatctgaccataaaagaGAAGAGCAGaagtccagatgagcatttgcaggccaagcgggcttttgtgtgccttatctggagaagtggtgtcctccttggtctgcgtccgtggaacccagtggtgttcagtgtccgttggactgtctgccttgagatgttgccaccagcagagcccagattcatcagattttgtcaccagcagagcccagattcatcaggatggccttggtggtgatccttggattcttttttttacctctctcactatcctcctggccagcacaggtgtcacctttggcttccgaccacgtcctctgagatttttatTTGTGtgaaacgtcttgtattttttaataatactttgcactgtagccactagaacttcaaaacatttagatatggttttatagccctttcctgacttgtgagcagccacaatgcgcagcctcaggtcctcagtgagctcctttgtcttagccatgactgtccacaaaccaacagcagagagcttctgtttttcacctgttgagttgattaaaacagtggttaccaatgaatcagggtaattaggatgctttagaacagttgGACTATTTGgagtggtatagaactttggattttcccatagactgtgacagtttgcaaagggtatgaataattttggacatgccactttttgttcaaatgtaaataaaagctgagaaatattttttgtccacaatgatgcctcttgtacatcgtcttattatcttttgggagaagcctgtcatttccgctcttgaatttcattaagggtctcttaatttgtgttctgaagatgaacgaaagtcttacaggtttgcaacgacatgagggtgagtaattaatgactgacttttttgtgtgaactgtcccttttcGTTGTTTAAGATCTTGTTTTGTACCTCAATGACCTCAATAACCAAGCAAACTATGGATAGTTCTATTGAAAACTGACCTTATAAATTTGACCTAACTGTAAGAATAGTTAGAGCTATCTCTGGTCATTTCCAAATGTAGTTCAAAGAGTGATTTATTTCCGACCGTACATAACGTAATCTCTGTTCTGGGCGGAAAAGTGTTTATTTTGCATCTGTAGGAATAGTATAAACATAAAGTGAAGAGCTAGCGCTGTGGCTGCCATGTTTGAGTGTGAGCAGCCAACTCTGGGAGACAATGTAAATAATGAGAGTGGGAGTGTGTGTGGAGTCTGGAGATTCTCTCCAGCAGATGATTTCACTGTCTGAAGTGTTACTAATGCCTTTGAACCTTATAGTGCTTTTGTATTCATCCATTTGAAACTTTTccgttttcaaaatgaatgaagCATTTGTGCACTATTCTTATTATTCTGGTCATGCTGGGCCCTTCATGTGTCTAATTTAGATTGACTGGTGTGTTTGGTTTACTAGGTGGTGTTTGAGGTGGCGTTCAACAGCCCTCGTGGTGGCTTCGTCGCTCTGGATGACATTTCTTTCTCCCCAGAGTTTTGCCACACAGAGACAGGTCAGTGTGGTTGCGTTGCATAATAAGCACTAAACACGCCTTATGCAACTGCGCATAATCCCAAACAACACAATACAGCTGTTTACAGAGCTCGAAAACCACTAGCAAGTTTTATGGTTTCATTTCAGCAGTCAATGTAACCTTGTGAACATATGTTAAATTTTTTGTAGACATGTCTTTTTAATTGGGATTCTGGAAACACACTGTGTTCTGTACTTCTGTTTCTCTTGCTTGAGTAATTTTCTACCATGCTTATTTAGATGTGACGAATctaaatttttagctgtttttcctCTCATAGCATCAAATTACAACAAAAACCACGTCAGCACTTTCTTAAACGTGTTTATTGCTATACACTGCAAAATCCTGATCTATGACATAATtaccttaaaggaaccgtatgtaggattgtggccaaaactgatactgcaatcactttcaaaatactgtagaacggtgtatcccctccccctcccccctgactcgaggttgccagctaagctgcaggagtaggctgcaacaaggagcttccaatggcaagtgatgAGTCCtgcacagtaatttgtttttcttctgttaattatgtttatgcttcacaagagatgttttgcgaagtaattatgtatcgcaaaaatttacagatggcgattagccaaatatttcgcaaagatgtactgtaataccacatttcagtcggaacatagattgttttcataccctgctagtggtgcgatataaagctttttatgaacgcatttagcacggccgaccgtggaaaattcactgtgtacggaagcaaagttagccaaacatagatgaatcttacctgtccaggagaaaattagcaacgttggcgtctatcttcaaattcttctccgttttcagccgtctccatctttcaaaggcatctcctatacaaatccttgttttatttcggactttgtcacgacgtatttcggattcataacgaggtcttttaggtttcgtaacgttatgcatgttttatctgacacgttcgtatagctgcagctgtaacgcagctgtaacagagctggcaacccagatcacaaaactctactgatttcgtgattggtagatagctggagggtggagcctcagaccaaaacacaaaatgacaacaatagacctttttcacagaaaccggaaatacgcaatcgcagggtatgcagacttcctgtgtaatgtcaacacagcagaaagccgggtaatttaaaattaaaatggagagagtctacacaacttccctcgctggtttgccaaagataacttttgccgacctgataagagtcgtgtaggaaaactccgtcacaaagaggaacaaattggataaaggatatacatttttccactaagagtttatccgggacgttctaaaacgcttaacgtggcttaacgtacgtaaaaaacgaccaggaaaccccaaatttctgtcataccttacttggaacaaacactaactactatcaaaagaacgagcccttattccacagataaagtgcataatatcacgttaagcgttttctcccccatagaagcccattataaggaaacagcttggtttaacttaccttaacagcgaccagggaagaccaaaattctgttaaatttcacttataataaacactttctgctgtcaaaagaatgagctcttattcagcatataaagtgaataatatcacgcttttctccctatagaactccattaaggaaaaagcttaacatggtttgttataatggacttctattgggggcgatcactttatatgctgaataagagctcgttcttttgacagcagcaagtatttattataagtcaaatttaacataagtttggttttccctggtcgctgttgaggtacgtaaaccacgttaagctgtttccttataatgggcttctatgggggagaaaacgcttaacgtgatattattcactttatctgtggaataagggctcgttcttttgatagtagttaatgtttgttccacgtaaggtttgacagaaacttggggtttcctggtcgttttttacatacattaagccacgttaagcgtttttcacgttgtttaactggttaccggcataccggggcggaaataggtttacacagcaattacgtatttccggtgcaaaatacggaagttgtgagaaaggtctataacatcagttgagggctgcaactctcacttttaaatgacaatatcctggccggaccactgttgtcagtgatataagtatttgaaatggacatgatttcttaatgtctagtgacatgtcagggccattttatgattaactgacataaatttcttacatacggttcctttaaatattTAGGTTGATTTTTACCCACTTACACTAATGTTTAGGCCTGGGGTTTGTGTTGGacactattatttttttaaaaatcatacttTAAATACAATTCACATTGtacaaattaatttgaaatcaccTAATCATTTGTTTAGTACTCAAATTTTCCTTTGATTGCTTATAGTTTGAGATAGAACTTAAGATTTTCAATGATATAACTTAATTGTCAGATAAGTGAAAGGATGGTATTCAGGGTAAAAGGTTCCCttgctaatcaaaaaaaaaagtcttaccatttattttataacaagaaatgtattttgagataaaatgaAGTCTTTTTTTTCGGACTTGTTATACCCAACTCAAAAAATCCCATTATTGCTGTTTAAAGGGAAATTTTCTTGTTGTTGCCCTGTTATGTAGCAACCACACTGACTATCCATTTAGTCAGcagttacattttatggaaagtcAGCCCATGTGCAAGAAGTTCGTGCTGTGAGTTAATTTCATGTGACTCATGTTCCAGAGCCAGCGTTTGACCCCTCTGTGGCAAACTGTGACTTTGAGGAGGATCTGTGTCAGTATTATCAGGAGCAGGCCGGAGGTTCAGTGTGGAACAAGGTCTCTGTGAAACCAAATGTTTACCGCATCGGGGATCACACTACAGGCACTGGTGCGAAGTGAGACTGTTCTTTTCATTAAGTCACCAAATTCGTGGAATctgacataaaaaaaaagaaacgtgTACAAGCCTATTTATAATAAAGTCTAATTTATGAAAATCTCATCACATCAAATTTACATCACATActgtacactaacagtcaaaagtttttgaacagtaagattttcaatggtttttaaagttttttgctcaccaagcctgcattttttttaatccaaagtacagcaaaaactttttaatttaaaaaaacattttctatttgaatatataatttattcatttgatttcaTAGCTGAATGTTTAGCTTCATTTCTCCAgttacatggtccttcagaaatcattctaatattctgatttgctgctcaaaaaacatgtttttactattatgatgttgaaaacagctgagtaaaatttCTTCAGgcttatttgatgaatagaaagatcagaaaaacaaatcttttgtaacattataaatgtcttaatcatcaaTTTTGATCATGCTTGCTTAatcaaagtattaatttttatcatttcttgccccacaaacaaaaaacagttgaCTCCAACATTATACtaattccaagcttttgaatggtatagtgtataatgttacgaaagctttttttttatctcagataaatgctgatctttgtatctttctattcatcaaagaatcctacaaAAGctgttgctgtattttggatcaaataaatgcaggcttggtgaacagaagagaattctttaaaaaaaacattaaaaatcttgctgttcaaaaacttttgactggtaccatatgtaatttataaatatacttttataaaaatattttttataaaaataatttataagaCTCTACTTTATGTAAATATCATAATTTTACATCACATAATGTATATATGATATGATTTATTATGTGCATTTAACTCACATAAAAGTTCCAAATTATGGAGCTGTTTTAATGAGTGAGATTCCTGCTACTTCctatttaatgtatattaaatttaatttcagtaTATAGTGAATAGTATGGTATATAGAGAATAACATGGAataaggaatagtttacccaaagatCAAGATATACTCATTTGAATCAAGATGTATATgaatttgtttctttatcagaacagatttggagaaattacatcacttgctcaccaatggatcctccgcagtaaatgggtgccgtcagaaagagaatccaaacagctgataaaaacatcacaataatccacaatttcACTAgaagaagcgttattatggattatggactggtTGGATTTTCACCCGaagtggtttaaagttaaaactccTGAATGATTGATTTGTTTAGTACAAACACTTAGCTTTTCACTCCACAAGAcattaattaatggactggagtcatgtgtttgtgatgtttttatcagctgtttggactctcattctgacggcacccattcactccagagaatCCATTGAtgagaaagtgatgtaatgctaaatttctccagatctgttccaatgaaggaacaaactcatctacatcttagatggcctgaggatgactacattttcagcagctttacatttttggatgaactaatccttaacatatgatgaaaaaagaaaagtaaaagtaataaaattacaaataatataacattcataaaaatgatcatttatttATCTGATtatttgagatttataaatctttCATATCTGTTCTTTACATTTACAGGGTCTTTTCTCCTGGCCAACACTCGTTATACCTCTCGTCCAGGGTATGTGGGTCGCCTTTTTGGACCATCCCTACCAGGGAACCATAAATACTGCCTCAGGTTCTACTATGCCCTGCATGGCTTCATGAAAATAGATAATGCTCTGGCTCTCTATGTCTATGATGAAAACAACATGGCTCAGGAAAAACTCTGGACCGTGTCTGAGAGGTCTAAAGATGTTTGGACAGAGGTGGAAGTCACCTACCTAAAGCCCATGCCTACTAAGGTAAGTGGAAAATTAATGGATCATTGACAAACATGTTTCTTCAAGACTGGGCTGTGTTCATGATAATGGTTCATTTTAACTTATTTCAACTAATCAGTggaataagatatttttttaaacatacaccgccctttaaaagtttggggtcaggaagatttaataataattgaataaattagtactttta
Protein-coding regions in this window:
- the mamdc2a gene encoding MAM domain-containing protein 2a isoform X2, with the protein product MTLLHFSTFLAVALLARAQTQLLRGSCSFEADSCGYTSDPAYAEWTINEEGRFITAESSTFGEKGKYVLVSPELELSDWSCVRLVYQISGSGSLQLHLRPEGENFDYTLWTAEKPSDSWLIASVDLRNTSGAYQLLFEAKPRRGMGNSVALFEIHIIPGYCLECNFEEHHLCGYSNQWNPNVNWYVGGSLARDPQSNLPDDHTMNNERGHYMYVDSVYVKRFQEVAKLVSPMTTTSMAGCLSFYYQRDQAVGNFFSVFTKDQLGHYDEIWRPDVYATTNWKLVQVDIKAPHPLEVVFEVAFNSPRGGFVALDDISFSPEFCHTETEPAFDPSVANCDFEEDLCQYYQEQAGGSVWNKVSVKPNVYRIGDHTTGTGSFLLANTRYTSRPGYVGRLFGPSLPGNHKYCLRFYYALHGFMKIDNALALYVYDENNMAQEKLWTVSERSKDVWTEVEVTYLKPMPTKVAFVSICRNFWDCGLVSIDDISVTLGDCRVTAGPFNPPPGHCNFETGDCGYTQEKKSKKGHWLRIRGQTPTSYTGPKGDHTLGATTCTLRRLTCYPSSRPSSSPLS